The following are from one region of the Cyanobium gracile PCC 6307 genome:
- the leuB gene encoding 3-isopropylmalate dehydrogenase, translating into MTSYRITLLAGDGIGPEITAVARTLLEAVSARHRFSLEFDPQPVGGAAIDATGEPLPESTLAACRASDAVLLAAIGAPRFDALPREQRPESGLLALRSGLGLFANLRPVKIIPALAGASSLRPEVIDGVDLLVVRELIGGIYFGTPKGRIAVDGGVRAFNTMVYSDHEVDRIARVGFRLAAARRGRLCSVDKANVLDVSQLWRDRVEAIHAEFPEVELSHMYVDNAAMQLVREPRQFDVLLTGNLFGDILSDEAAMLTGSIGMLPSASLGSEGPGLFEPVHGSAPDIAGQDKANPIAMVLSAAMLLRVGLQQEAAAADLEAAVDGVLAAGYRTGDLLMGEGCTRVGCQAMGEQLLAALPG; encoded by the coding sequence ATGACCAGCTACAGGATCACCCTGCTCGCGGGGGACGGCATCGGTCCGGAGATCACCGCGGTGGCCCGCACCCTGCTGGAGGCGGTGAGCGCCCGCCACCGCTTCAGCCTTGAGTTCGATCCGCAGCCCGTCGGCGGCGCCGCCATCGACGCCACCGGCGAGCCCCTGCCGGAGAGCACCCTGGCCGCCTGCCGGGCCTCCGATGCGGTGCTGCTCGCCGCCATCGGTGCCCCCCGTTTCGATGCCCTGCCCCGGGAGCAGCGCCCCGAGAGCGGCCTGCTGGCCCTGCGCTCCGGTCTGGGGCTGTTCGCCAACCTGCGGCCCGTGAAGATCATCCCGGCCCTGGCCGGCGCCAGCAGCCTGCGCCCCGAGGTGATCGACGGGGTGGATCTGCTGGTGGTTCGCGAACTCATCGGCGGCATCTACTTCGGCACCCCCAAGGGGCGCATCGCGGTGGATGGCGGCGTGCGGGCCTTCAACACCATGGTCTACAGCGACCACGAGGTGGACCGGATCGCCCGGGTGGGCTTCCGCCTGGCGGCGGCCCGCCGTGGCCGGCTCTGCTCGGTCGACAAGGCCAACGTGCTCGATGTCAGCCAGCTGTGGCGCGACCGGGTGGAGGCGATCCACGCCGAGTTCCCCGAGGTCGAACTCAGCCACATGTACGTCGACAACGCCGCCATGCAGCTGGTGCGCGAGCCGCGCCAGTTCGACGTGCTGCTCACCGGCAACCTCTTCGGCGACATCCTCTCGGATGAGGCCGCCATGCTCACCGGCTCGATCGGCATGCTCCCCTCGGCCTCCCTCGGTTCCGAGGGCCCGGGCCTGTTCGAGCCGGTGCACGGCTCCGCCCCCGACATCGCCGGCCAGGACAAGGCCAACCCGATCGCCATGGTGCTGTCGGCCGCCATGCTGCTGCGGGTGGGCCTGCAGCAGGAGGCCGCCGCCGCCGATCTGGAGGCCGCCGTCGATGGCGTGCTGGCCGCCGGCTACCGCACCGGCGACCTGCTGATGGGAGAGGGCTGCACCCGGGTGGGCTGCCAGGCCATGGGCGAGCAGCTGCTGGCGGCCCTGCCAGGCTGA
- the fba gene encoding class II fructose-bisphosphate aldolase (catalyzes the reversible aldol condensation of dihydroxyacetonephosphate and glyceraldehyde 3-phosphate in the Calvin cycle, glycolysis, and/or gluconeogenesis) translates to MALVPLRLLLDHAAENGYGIPAFNVNNLEQVQSIMEAAYETDSPVILQASRGARQYAGESFLRHLILAAVETYPDIPVVMHQDHGNSPATCYGAAANGFTSVMMDGSLEADAKTPASYEYNVAVTKEVVDVAHAIGVSVEGELGCLGSLETGKGEAEDGHGFEGALDHSQLLTDPAEAADFVAKTKVDALAIAIGTSHGAYKFTRKPTGEVLAISRIAEIHKAIPNTHLVMHGSSSVPQEWLDMINKYGGAIPETYGVPVEEIQEGIRNGVRKINIDTDNRLAFTAAVREAAAKDPANFDPRHFNKPARAYMKKVCLDRYQQFWCAGNASKIKQRDINYYATLYAKGALDPKTAVAA, encoded by the coding sequence ATGGCGCTCGTACCGCTTCGCCTGCTGCTGGATCACGCCGCAGAAAACGGCTACGGCATTCCTGCCTTCAACGTCAACAACCTGGAGCAGGTGCAGTCGATCATGGAGGCTGCCTACGAGACCGACAGCCCGGTGATCCTGCAGGCCTCCCGCGGCGCCCGTCAGTACGCCGGCGAAAGCTTCCTGCGCCACCTGATCCTGGCCGCGGTGGAAACCTATCCCGACATCCCGGTGGTGATGCACCAGGACCACGGCAACAGCCCGGCCACCTGCTATGGCGCCGCCGCCAACGGTTTCACCTCGGTGATGATGGACGGCTCCCTCGAGGCCGACGCCAAGACGCCGGCCAGCTACGAGTACAACGTGGCGGTCACCAAGGAAGTGGTGGATGTGGCCCACGCTATCGGCGTGAGCGTGGAAGGCGAACTGGGTTGTCTGGGTTCCCTGGAGACCGGCAAGGGTGAGGCCGAGGACGGCCACGGTTTCGAAGGCGCCCTCGACCACTCCCAGCTGCTCACCGACCCGGCCGAGGCGGCCGACTTTGTCGCCAAGACCAAGGTCGATGCCCTGGCCATCGCCATCGGCACCAGCCACGGCGCCTACAAGTTCACCCGCAAGCCCACCGGTGAAGTGCTGGCCATCTCCCGGATCGCCGAGATCCACAAGGCCATCCCCAACACCCACCTGGTGATGCACGGCTCCAGCTCCGTTCCCCAGGAATGGCTGGACATGATCAACAAGTACGGCGGCGCCATCCCCGAGACCTACGGCGTCCCCGTCGAGGAGATCCAGGAAGGCATCCGCAACGGCGTGCGCAAGATCAACATCGACACCGACAACCGCCTCGCCTTCACCGCCGCCGTGCGGGAAGCCGCCGCCAAGGATCCGGCCAACTTCGACCCCCGCCACTTCAACAAGCCCGCCCGGGCTTACATGAAGAAGGTCTGCCTCGACCGCTACCAGCAGTTCTGGTGTGCCGGCAACGCCAGCAAGATCAAGCAGCGCGACATCAACTACTACGCCACCCTCTACGCCAAGGGTGCCCTCGATCCCAAGACCGCCGTGGCCGCCTGA
- a CDS encoding phosphoribulokinase — protein sequence MSKRHPVVAVTGSSGAGTSTVKRAFEHIFSREGIIPAVVEGDSFHRFERGPMKQAMAEAQARGENFSHFGPEANIFDKLEELFRTYGETGGGNRRYYLHSVEEAAEHNARLGTSLDPGQFTPWEPIPSDTHLLFYEGLHGGVVGEGYDVASLVDLLIGVVPIANLEWIQKISRDNAERGYSAEAIVDTILRRMPDYINHICPQFSRTDINFQRVPTVDTSNPFICRNIPSPDESFVIIHFRKGAREKWGIDFSYLLRMIHDSFMSSPTSIVVNGGKMGFAMEIILTPIIHKMIEEKKNLH from the coding sequence ATGTCGAAGCGTCACCCGGTCGTGGCTGTCACCGGTTCCTCGGGAGCGGGAACCAGCACCGTCAAACGGGCCTTCGAGCACATCTTCTCCCGCGAGGGCATCATCCCGGCGGTGGTCGAAGGCGACAGCTTCCACCGCTTCGAGCGGGGCCCGATGAAGCAGGCGATGGCCGAGGCCCAGGCCCGCGGCGAGAACTTCTCCCACTTCGGCCCCGAGGCCAACATCTTCGACAAGCTCGAGGAGCTGTTCCGCACCTACGGCGAGACCGGGGGCGGCAATCGCCGCTACTACCTCCACTCGGTGGAGGAGGCGGCCGAGCACAACGCCCGCCTCGGAACGAGCCTGGACCCTGGCCAGTTCACCCCCTGGGAGCCCATCCCCAGCGACACCCACCTTCTCTTCTATGAAGGCCTGCACGGGGGCGTGGTGGGCGAGGGCTACGACGTCGCCTCCCTGGTGGATCTGCTGATCGGTGTGGTGCCGATCGCCAACCTGGAGTGGATCCAGAAGATCTCCCGCGACAACGCCGAGCGGGGCTACTCGGCCGAAGCGATCGTCGACACGATCCTGCGCCGCATGCCCGACTACATCAACCACATCTGCCCCCAGTTCAGCCGCACCGACATCAACTTCCAGCGGGTGCCCACGGTGGACACCTCCAACCCGTTCATCTGCCGCAACATCCCCAGCCCGGACGAGAGCTTCGTCATCATTCACTTCCGCAAGGGGGCCCGTGAGAAGTGGGGCATCGACTTCTCCTACCTGCTGCGCATGATCCACGATTCCTTCATGTCCAGCCCCACCAGCATCGTGGTGAACGGCGGCAAGATGGGCTTCGCCATGGAGATCATCCTCACGCCGATCATCCACAAGATGATCGAGGAGAAGAAGAACCTCCACTGA
- the lpxD gene encoding UDP-3-O-(3-hydroxymyristoyl)glucosamine N-acyltransferase: protein MRFSSLLTRIGAVQDGSPRHLAGDPEITGAEALDRAGPGQLAFLEPGNALGAALSASGAAALLLPLDEEIQQLASERGLAWVALKDPRLGFAQALAALHPPTPKPPGIHPSAVIDPRAAVAADVHVGAHGVIGAGSVVAAGCVLHAGVVLYEDVQLGEGCEIHANAVLHPGSRLGAGCVIQSQAVIGAEGFGFVPTATGWVKMPQTGRVVLEDGVEVGCGSTIDRPSVGETRIGAGTKIDNLVHVGHGVVTGKGCALAAQVGIAGGAVLGNGVILAGQVGVANRAVIGDRAIASSKSGIHGEIAAGEVVSGYPAIPNRLWLRCSAVFNKLPEMARTLRQLQK from the coding sequence ATGCGCTTCAGCAGCCTGCTCACCCGGATCGGCGCCGTGCAGGACGGCAGCCCGCGGCACCTGGCGGGGGATCCGGAGATCACGGGCGCCGAAGCGCTGGATCGCGCCGGCCCCGGCCAGCTGGCCTTCCTCGAACCCGGCAATGCCCTGGGGGCTGCCCTCTCCGCCAGCGGCGCCGCCGCCCTGCTGCTGCCCCTCGACGAAGAAATCCAGCAGCTGGCCAGCGAGCGCGGCCTGGCCTGGGTGGCCCTCAAGGATCCCCGTCTCGGCTTCGCCCAGGCGCTCGCCGCCCTGCATCCCCCCACCCCGAAGCCCCCGGGGATCCACCCCAGCGCCGTGATTGACCCCCGCGCGGCCGTTGCCGCCGATGTCCATGTCGGCGCCCATGGGGTGATCGGTGCCGGCTCTGTCGTGGCCGCCGGCTGCGTGCTCCATGCCGGCGTCGTGCTTTACGAGGACGTGCAGCTCGGTGAGGGCTGCGAGATCCACGCCAACGCCGTGCTCCACCCCGGCAGCCGTCTCGGGGCGGGGTGCGTCATCCAGTCGCAGGCGGTGATCGGCGCCGAGGGCTTCGGCTTCGTGCCCACAGCCACCGGGTGGGTGAAGATGCCCCAGACCGGCCGGGTGGTGCTCGAAGACGGCGTCGAAGTGGGCTGCGGCTCCACCATCGACCGCCCGTCCGTCGGCGAGACCCGCATCGGCGCCGGCACCAAGATCGACAACCTTGTCCACGTCGGCCATGGCGTCGTCACCGGAAAGGGCTGTGCCCTGGCCGCCCAGGTGGGCATCGCCGGCGGCGCCGTGCTCGGTAACGGTGTGATCCTCGCCGGCCAGGTGGGCGTCGCCAACCGGGCCGTGATCGGCGACCGGGCCATCGCCTCCTCGAAGTCCGGCATCCACGGTGAGATCGCCGCCGGCGAGGTGGTGAGCGGCTACCCCGCCATCCCCAACCGGCTCTGGCTGCGCTGCTCCGCCGTCTTCAACAAGCTGCCCGAGATGGCCCGCACCCTGCGGCAGCTGCAGAAGTAG
- a CDS encoding prepilin peptidase codes for MSTDIILSLAVPADLLPPVVALAGACFGSFLNVVVWRLPREESLVFPGSHCPRCGASLAWFENVPLLSWLLLRGRCRHCRAPIAVRYPLVELLTAGLWVAMLFARPAAMGPDPSPWLLLAAGWLLASWLLPLALIDLDSLWLPEPLCRWGVLLGLAVTAGVGFPQGAEVGRELLFSHLLAVAAGLLGFEALSALAEKAMGRPALGLGDAKLAALMGAWLGPLGLGLAVSLAVLGGAVLGGIGRLTGRLGRQQPFPFGPFLAAGALAVWIGGHGPWLRLWGLGL; via the coding sequence ATGAGCACCGACATCATCCTGAGCCTGGCTGTTCCGGCCGACTTGCTGCCCCCCGTGGTGGCCCTGGCCGGGGCCTGCTTCGGCAGCTTCCTGAATGTGGTCGTCTGGCGGCTGCCGCGGGAAGAGTCGCTGGTCTTCCCCGGCAGCCATTGCCCCCGCTGCGGCGCCTCCCTGGCCTGGTTTGAGAACGTGCCGCTGCTCAGCTGGCTGTTGCTGCGTGGCCGCTGCCGCCATTGCCGTGCGCCGATCGCCGTGCGCTACCCGCTGGTGGAGCTGCTCACCGCCGGCCTCTGGGTGGCGATGCTGTTCGCCCGCCCCGCCGCCATGGGCCCCGACCCCAGCCCCTGGCTGCTGCTGGCGGCCGGCTGGCTGCTGGCCAGCTGGCTGCTGCCCCTGGCCCTGATCGACCTGGACAGCCTCTGGCTGCCCGAACCCCTCTGCCGCTGGGGTGTGCTGCTGGGCCTGGCGGTCACCGCCGGGGTCGGCTTCCCGCAGGGGGCCGAGGTGGGCCGGGAGCTGCTGTTCTCCCACCTGCTGGCGGTGGCTGCCGGGCTGCTGGGCTTCGAGGCCCTCAGCGCCCTGGCCGAGAAGGCGATGGGCCGGCCGGCCCTCGGGCTCGGTGACGCCAAGCTCGCGGCCCTGATGGGGGCCTGGCTGGGTCCCCTCGGCCTGGGTCTGGCGGTGAGTCTCGCCGTGCTCGGCGGTGCCGTCTTGGGGGGGATCGGTCGCCTCACCGGCCGGCTGGGCCGTCAGCAGCCCTTTCCCTTCGGTCCCTTCCTCGCCGCCGGTGCCCTGGCGGTCTGGATCGGCGGTCACGGCCCCTGGCTGCGTCTGTGGGGCCTGGGTCTTTAA
- a CDS encoding polysaccharide deacetylase family protein yields the protein MTLLLSVLALVVVLDLLVLVVLLPSLLIRLLLVPLCPQVVFCGPGLQKRLALTIDDGPSPGSEALLALLRELKVPATFFLIGTHLERDHRFARRALQQGHDLGNHLWCDEPSAGLPPAVFQQQLVDTERTIARAAAPASLRWRWFRPGQGWFHRAMLDALAARRYRLVLGSIFPWDIRRPPLWFVRLFVRLNAHPGGILVLHDTPALSGRTLETLRRVVPELRRRGYRFVPLQELLDPAA from the coding sequence ATGACCCTGCTCCTGTCCGTTCTGGCCCTGGTGGTGGTGCTTGATCTGCTGGTGCTGGTGGTGCTGCTGCCCTCGCTGCTGATTCGCCTGCTGCTGGTGCCGTTGTGTCCGCAGGTGGTCTTCTGCGGCCCGGGCCTGCAGAAACGGCTGGCCCTCACCATCGACGATGGCCCAAGTCCGGGATCGGAGGCCCTGCTGGCCCTGCTGCGGGAGCTCAAAGTGCCGGCCACCTTCTTCCTGATCGGCACTCACCTCGAGCGCGACCACCGCTTCGCCCGCCGTGCCCTGCAGCAGGGCCACGACCTCGGCAACCACCTCTGGTGCGACGAACCCTCCGCCGGCCTTCCGCCAGCGGTGTTCCAGCAGCAACTGGTCGACACCGAGCGGACTATCGCCCGGGCCGCTGCCCCCGCCAGCCTGCGCTGGCGCTGGTTCCGCCCCGGCCAGGGCTGGTTTCACCGGGCCATGCTCGATGCCCTCGCGGCCCGGCGCTACCGCCTGGTGCTGGGTTCGATCTTTCCGTGGGACATCCGGCGGCCACCCCTGTGGTTCGTGCGGCTGTTCGTACGCCTCAATGCCCACCCCGGCGGGATCCTGGTGCTGCACGACACCCCGGCCCTGAGTGGCCGCACCCTCGAGACCCTGCGCCGCGTCGTTCCCGAGCTGCGCCGCCGCGGCTACCGCTTCGTGCCCCTGCAGGAGCTGCTCGACCCGGCCGCCTGA
- the accD gene encoding acetyl-CoA carboxylase, carboxyltransferase subunit beta produces MSLFDWFADRRKNAPAVRASKGPEADEGDGLWSKCADCGLVVYRKDLIANASVCKGCGHHHRIDSAERIRLIADEGSFEPIDADLAPTDPLAFKDRRSYADRLRDSQRATGLRDAVVTGLCRLEGMPLALGVMDFRFMGGSMGSVVGEKLTRLVELATARRYPLLIVCASGGARMQEGMLSLVQMAKVSGALQRHRSAELLYLPLLTHPTTGGVTASFAMLGDLILAEPKAMIAFAGRRVIEQTLGEKLPEGFQTAEYLQDHGFVDTIVPRPQLRGTLSTLLRLHGSLRPAVSVVP; encoded by the coding sequence ATGTCCCTGTTCGACTGGTTCGCCGATCGCCGCAAGAACGCCCCCGCCGTTCGGGCCAGCAAGGGCCCTGAGGCCGACGAGGGGGATGGCCTCTGGAGCAAGTGCGCCGACTGCGGGCTGGTGGTCTATCGCAAGGACCTGATCGCCAACGCCAGTGTCTGCAAAGGCTGCGGCCACCACCACCGCATCGACAGCGCCGAGCGCATCCGCCTGATCGCCGATGAGGGCAGCTTCGAGCCCATCGATGCCGACCTCGCCCCCACCGACCCCCTCGCCTTCAAGGATCGCCGCAGCTACGCCGATCGGCTGCGTGACAGCCAGCGGGCCACGGGCCTGCGGGATGCGGTGGTCACCGGCCTCTGCCGTCTGGAGGGCATGCCCCTGGCCCTGGGGGTGATGGATTTCCGCTTCATGGGTGGCTCCATGGGCTCGGTGGTGGGCGAGAAGCTCACCCGCCTGGTGGAGCTGGCCACCGCCCGCCGTTACCCGCTGCTGATCGTCTGCGCCTCCGGCGGCGCCCGCATGCAGGAGGGGATGCTGAGCCTGGTGCAGATGGCCAAGGTCTCCGGTGCCCTGCAGCGCCACCGCAGCGCCGAGCTGCTCTACCTGCCCCTGCTCACCCATCCCACCACCGGTGGGGTCACAGCCAGCTTCGCCATGCTCGGCGACCTGATCCTGGCCGAGCCCAAGGCGATGATCGCCTTCGCCGGCCGCCGGGTGATCGAGCAGACCCTGGGCGAGAAACTGCCAGAGGGGTTCCAGACCGCTGAATACCTCCAGGACCACGGCTTCGTCGACACGATCGTGCCCCGGCCCCAGCTGCGCGGCACCCTGTCCACCCTGCTGCGGCTGCACGGCAGCCTGCGGCCGGCCGTGTCCGTGGTGCCATGA
- a CDS encoding UPF0182 family protein, whose amino-acid sequence MPVPTPLPSPRRPHLAVGLAIAFALLLALWAGARLAIEWLWFAQFDFQQILLRRWMLQISAFAAVFGLGSALQLAQLQRCWRLREQGAEAPRPREPLLRLGNGALVAVLIGLVLLLAGGLSYLLVQARGLIANPFNGDVITGFSVLRDLPPLLVAGLAGGLLLPLLLWPLTTLRITLAAALAGSATAVARGWSLWLPALLATPFGEGDPLTGFDLSFTVLRLPALRLLLSVLLAQGLVGLAACLLLTIGKGRSLSDLRFDGLSKAQQRVLQPQVAALAVVMALSNALAPFDLMVQGSGVASGAGYVDLHVRLPLRLLFAVLLLLTACALLVPLPRGWLRRGALLPLAGTAVLVPISEWVLAPLAQRFWVQPRELAVETPYLERSIRATRRAFGLEHVRTIRLEPNQGLTKSDLASAPGTLDNIRLWDSQPLLAANRQLQQLRLYYTFPSAAVDRYPLQGKSARDGSQQVLISARELDSSALPPGSRTWLNRHLVFTNGHGFTVSPVNAFGADGLPLFFVKDLGSSGRVQGIPELGITDKEARAALPVGSPSLYFASGPSPYAIAPTKVKEFSYPEGELNVYTHYTGTRGISLASPLNRLGAAIYLREPRLLFTGSFTDRSLLLLRRQVNRRLTALAPFLRFESQPYLVTARVAGSEGYRPEQYQYWLLDGFTTSRSYPYSDPNPQGLRYFRNPVKAVVDAHDGRLWLYVNDARDPVLRTWIRAFPELFRPLSAMPRALLAHIRVPKSQFDIQSERLLRYHVTDVRTFYNGDDVWSVPTEIYGENSVPVSPYHLTLQLPGEQRSEFVLLLPFTPLKRSNLVGWLAARNDPPHYGELMLVRFPQQRLLLGPQQITALIDQDPTISFQFGLWNRLGSRLFRGNLLVLPVGEGLLYVEPIYLQSKSNDLPTLVRVVVTDGRRFVMERSLRRALERLVDAAPTAKEEAATAKPPLPDGTPLPLPLP is encoded by the coding sequence GTGCCCGTCCCCACCCCTCTGCCGTCCCCCCGGAGGCCCCACCTCGCCGTCGGCCTGGCCATCGCCTTCGCTCTGCTGCTGGCCCTGTGGGCGGGGGCCCGGCTGGCCATCGAATGGCTCTGGTTCGCGCAGTTCGACTTCCAGCAGATCCTGCTGCGCCGATGGATGCTGCAGATCTCCGCCTTCGCGGCGGTCTTCGGCCTCGGTTCGGCGCTGCAGCTGGCCCAGCTGCAGCGCTGCTGGCGGCTGCGGGAGCAGGGTGCCGAGGCGCCCCGGCCGAGGGAGCCCCTGCTGCGCCTTGGCAACGGCGCCCTGGTGGCGGTGCTGATCGGCCTGGTGCTGCTGCTGGCCGGGGGTCTCAGCTATCTGCTGGTGCAGGCCCGGGGACTGATCGCCAACCCCTTCAACGGCGACGTGATCACCGGCTTCTCCGTGCTGCGCGATCTGCCGCCCCTGCTGGTGGCGGGCCTGGCGGGTGGGCTGCTGCTGCCGTTGCTGCTCTGGCCCCTCACCACCCTGCGGATCACCCTGGCGGCCGCCCTGGCGGGGTCGGCCACGGCGGTGGCCCGGGGCTGGAGCCTCTGGCTCCCCGCCCTCCTGGCCACCCCCTTCGGCGAAGGGGATCCGCTCACCGGTTTCGACCTCTCCTTCACGGTGCTGCGCCTGCCGGCCCTGCGGCTGCTGCTGAGCGTGCTGCTGGCCCAGGGGCTGGTGGGTCTGGCGGCCTGCCTGCTGCTGACCATCGGCAAGGGCCGCAGCCTCAGCGATCTGCGCTTCGACGGGCTCAGCAAGGCCCAGCAACGGGTGCTGCAGCCCCAGGTGGCGGCCCTGGCCGTGGTGATGGCCCTCAGCAATGCCCTGGCCCCCTTCGACCTGATGGTCCAGGGCAGCGGCGTGGCCTCGGGGGCCGGCTACGTGGATCTGCACGTACGCCTGCCCCTGCGGCTGCTGTTCGCGGTGCTGCTGCTGCTCACGGCCTGCGCCCTGCTGGTGCCCCTGCCCCGGGGCTGGCTGCGACGCGGCGCCCTGCTGCCCCTGGCCGGCACGGCCGTGCTCGTGCCGATCAGCGAATGGGTGCTGGCGCCCCTGGCCCAGCGTTTCTGGGTGCAGCCGCGGGAGCTGGCGGTGGAGACTCCGTACCTGGAGCGCAGCATCCGGGCCACCCGCCGCGCCTTCGGCCTCGAGCATGTGCGCACCATCCGGCTGGAGCCCAACCAGGGCCTGACCAAGTCGGATCTGGCCAGCGCCCCCGGCACCCTCGATAACATCCGTCTCTGGGACAGCCAGCCCCTCCTGGCCGCCAACCGACAGCTGCAGCAGCTGCGGCTTTACTACACGTTCCCATCGGCGGCGGTGGATCGCTACCCGCTGCAGGGCAAGTCGGCCCGCGACGGCTCCCAGCAGGTGCTGATCTCGGCCAGGGAGCTGGACAGCAGCGCCCTGCCGCCCGGCTCGCGCACCTGGCTGAACCGCCATCTGGTCTTCACCAACGGCCACGGTTTCACCGTCTCGCCGGTGAACGCCTTCGGTGCCGACGGCCTGCCGCTGTTCTTCGTCAAGGACCTGGGCAGCAGCGGCCGGGTGCAGGGGATTCCCGAGCTGGGCATCACCGACAAGGAGGCCCGGGCGGCGCTGCCGGTGGGCAGCCCGAGCCTTTACTTCGCCTCCGGGCCCTCCCCCTACGCGATCGCCCCCACCAAGGTGAAGGAGTTCTCCTATCCGGAGGGGGAACTGAACGTCTACACCCACTACACCGGCACCCGGGGCATCTCCCTGGCCTCACCTCTCAACCGGCTGGGGGCGGCGATCTACCTGCGGGAGCCACGGCTGCTGTTCACCGGCTCCTTCACCGACCGCTCCCTGCTGCTGTTGCGGCGACAGGTGAACCGGCGTCTGACGGCCCTGGCGCCGTTCCTGCGCTTCGAAAGCCAGCCTTACCTGGTCACCGCCCGGGTGGCCGGCAGTGAGGGATACCGGCCGGAGCAGTACCAGTACTGGCTGCTGGACGGCTTCACCACCAGCCGCTCCTACCCCTACAGCGATCCCAATCCCCAGGGGCTGCGCTATTTCCGCAACCCGGTGAAGGCGGTGGTGGATGCCCACGACGGCCGGCTCTGGCTGTACGTGAACGACGCCCGCGACCCGGTGCTGCGCACCTGGATCCGCGCGTTCCCGGAACTGTTCCGGCCGCTCTCGGCCATGCCACGGGCCCTGCTCGCCCACATCCGGGTGCCCAAGAGCCAGTTCGACATCCAGTCGGAGCGGCTGCTCCGCTACCACGTCACCGACGTGCGCACCTTCTACAACGGCGACGACGTCTGGTCGGTGCCCACCGAGATCTACGGCGAGAACAGCGTGCCGGTGTCGCCGTACCACCTCACCCTGCAGCTGCCGGGCGAGCAGCGTTCCGAGTTCGTGCTGCTCCTGCCCTTCACCCCGCTGAAGCGCTCAAATTTGGTGGGCTGGCTGGCGGCCCGCAACGATCCGCCCCACTACGGGGAGCTGATGCTGGTGCGCTTCCCCCAGCAGCGGCTGCTGCTCGGCCCCCAGCAGATCACGGCCCTGATCGACCAGGACCCGACGATCAGCTTCCAGTTCGGCCTCTGGAACAGGCTCGGCTCGCGGCTGTTCCGCGGCAACCTGCTGGTGCTGCCGGTGGGCGAGGGCCTCCTGTACGTGGAGCCGATCTATCTGCAGTCAAAGAGCAACGACCTGCCCACCCTGGTGCGCGTGGTGGTCACCGACGGTCGCCGCTTCGTGATGGAGCGCAGCCTGCGCCGCGCCCTGGAGCGGCTGGTGGACGCGGCCCCCACCGCCAAGGAGGAGGCGGCGACCGCCAAACCGCCGCTCCCCGACGGCACGCCGCTGCCCCTGCCGCTTCCCTGA
- a CDS encoding Gfo/Idh/MocA family protein, with protein sequence MRRPEAPLRVAVAGLGFGEKVILPALRDAPLTEPVALWHPRPERAAAAGQAAELPAFHDFAALLADPAVEAVVIATPPEPRFALARAALEAGKHLFLEKPVALNAGQVEELQRLAMARGLAVAVDFEYRAVPHVQQLAALLEAGVLGDPWLVRFDWLMSSRADPSRPWSWYSQAAAGGGVLGALGSHAFDTLHWLIGPSRGLTARLSTAIGERPIPGSGAMGVVDAEDSALIQLDLEDRRGRPVPAQLTLSSVARAGRGYWIELYGSEATLVLGSSNQADYVHGMQLWMARPGEALRPVAADPALAYGRTWEDGRIAPVRRLLGWWSQAVRQRRPMLPGLSEAVVSQRCCDWARQGAGTLEGIP encoded by the coding sequence ATGCGACGGCCTGAGGCGCCCCTGCGGGTCGCCGTCGCGGGCCTCGGCTTCGGCGAGAAGGTGATCCTGCCGGCCCTGCGGGACGCCCCGCTCACCGAGCCGGTGGCCCTCTGGCATCCCCGTCCGGAGCGGGCCGCCGCCGCGGGTCAGGCGGCGGAGCTGCCCGCCTTCCATGATTTCGCCGCCCTCCTGGCCGATCCCGCCGTGGAGGCGGTGGTGATCGCCACGCCGCCAGAGCCCCGTTTCGCCCTGGCCCGCGCCGCCCTGGAGGCGGGCAAACACCTGTTCCTGGAGAAGCCGGTGGCCCTCAACGCCGGCCAGGTGGAGGAGCTGCAGCGCCTCGCCATGGCGCGGGGCCTGGCGGTGGCGGTCGACTTCGAGTACCGGGCCGTGCCCCATGTGCAGCAGCTGGCGGCCCTGCTCGAGGCGGGGGTGCTGGGGGATCCCTGGCTGGTCAGGTTCGACTGGCTGATGTCCAGCCGAGCCGATCCCAGCCGCCCCTGGAGCTGGTACTCCCAGGCGGCGGCCGGGGGCGGCGTGCTCGGCGCCCTGGGCTCCCACGCCTTCGACACCCTCCACTGGCTGATCGGCCCCAGCCGGGGGCTCACCGCCCGGCTCAGTACCGCCATCGGCGAGCGCCCCATCCCCGGCTCCGGCGCCATGGGGGTGGTGGATGCCGAGGACAGCGCCCTGATCCAGCTCGACCTCGAGGACCGGCGCGGTCGCCCCGTGCCCGCCCAGCTCACCCTCTCCTCGGTGGCCCGGGCGGGACGGGGCTACTGGATCGAGCTCTACGGCAGCGAGGCCACCCTGGTGCTGGGCTCCAGCAACCAGGCCGACTACGTCCACGGCATGCAGCTGTGGATGGCCCGCCCCGGTGAGGCCCTGCGGCCCGTGGCGGCCGATCCGGCGCTGGCCTACGGCCGCACCTGGGAGGACGGCCGGATCGCGCCGGTGCGCCGGCTGCTGGGCTGGTGGTCGCAGGCGGTGCGGCAGCGGCGGCCGATGCTGCCGGGCCTGTCGGAGGCGGTGGTCAGCCAGCGCTGCTGCGACTGGGCCCGCCAGGGAGCAGGAACCCTGGAGGGCATCCCCTAG